Proteins from one bacterium genomic window:
- the fsa gene encoding fructose-6-phosphate aldolase has translation MKFFIDTANLDEIREAASLGILDGVTTNPSLVAREKNVNFHDLLKEICKVVDGPISAEVVSTDLDGMLKEGYELAKIHSNITVKLPLIKSGLQACKRFTSDGIKTNVTLCFSPNQALMAAKAGATFISPFVGRLDDISTNGMQLIEEIVNMYINYGYETQVLVASVRHPMHVVEAAQIGAHVCTMPYKVIDQLIAHPLTDLGLKKFLEDWAKVKAGK, from the coding sequence ATGAAGTTTTTTATTGATACCGCCAATTTAGATGAAATTCGCGAAGCCGCATCGTTGGGCATTTTGGATGGTGTGACAACCAACCCATCTCTGGTAGCGCGCGAAAAAAATGTCAATTTTCATGATTTGCTGAAAGAGATTTGTAAAGTCGTTGACGGACCTATATCGGCGGAAGTGGTCAGTACCGATCTGGACGGCATGCTCAAAGAAGGTTACGAATTAGCCAAAATTCACTCCAACATCACGGTCAAATTACCATTGATCAAATCCGGCTTACAGGCTTGCAAACGTTTTACGTCGGACGGTATAAAGACGAATGTGACGCTATGCTTTTCGCCCAATCAGGCTTTGATGGCTGCGAAAGCAGGTGCCACATTTATCAGTCCTTTTGTGGGTCGTCTTGACGATATCAGCACCAACGGTATGCAACTTATCGAAGAAATCGTGAATATGTATATCAATTATGGGTATGAGACGCAGGTTCTCGTGGCCAGCGTACGTCATCCGATGCATGTGGTCGAAGCCGCTCAGATCGGTGCGCATGTTTGTACGATGCCTTATAAAGTGATTGATCAGCTGATCGCGCATCCGTTGACCGACCTCGGTTTGAAAAAGTTTCTTGAAGATTGGGCCAAAGTAAAAGCCGGAAAATAA
- the uvrB gene encoding excinuclease ABC subunit UvrB — translation MEFKLKSDYALQGDQKEAVAHLVRGIRDGQQHQTLLGVTGSGKTFTMANVIAQIGKPTLVLSHNKTLAAQLYGELKQFFPDNAVEYFISYYDYYQPEAYVASTDTYIAKDMSINDEIEKLRLRATSSLLERQDVIIVASVSCIYGIGSPQDYKDMFVFAEKGQTVDRNKMLARLVDMQYNRNDIAFERGTFRVRGDVIDIYPAYEDHYVRIELFGDEIEQIAYLDPVTHKTITKPATAIIFPATHFVTSESKLHQAILRIQKELEERLTFFRSQNRLVEAQRLEQRTKYDIEMMLELGYCSGIENYSRHIDGRDEGDRPACLLDYFPKDFLMFIDESHVTISQVRAMYNGDRARKTNLVEYGFRLPSALDNRPLKFEEFEKMLSQVVYVSATPADYELQKSGGEIVEQIIRPTGLLDPMIEVRPVKNQIDDLIHEIRKRTQAGERVLVTTLTKRMAEDLTEYLANLKIRVRYMHSEIDSLERVDILRDLRLAGFDVLVGINLLREGLDLPEVSLVAVLDADKEGFLRSERSLMQTAGRAARNANGTVIFYADKMTDSMKLVIDETGRRRAMQMAHNEKHGITPTTVFKSKEQIIRSTSVADYFTYKEGQEEAQALAAAEATIDYQTMLSADDRKAMISKLKTEMQEAVKKLEFERAASLRDQIIRLEK, via the coding sequence ATGGAATTTAAACTCAAATCCGATTATGCCCTACAAGGCGATCAAAAAGAAGCCGTAGCCCATCTTGTGCGGGGCATCCGAGACGGACAGCAACACCAAACTCTATTGGGCGTTACCGGTTCAGGTAAAACATTTACCATGGCTAATGTCATAGCTCAGATCGGCAAACCTACCCTCGTACTCTCTCATAATAAGACTCTGGCGGCGCAGCTTTACGGTGAACTCAAACAATTTTTTCCGGACAATGCCGTCGAATATTTTATCAGTTATTACGATTATTACCAACCTGAAGCCTACGTCGCGTCAACGGACACCTACATCGCTAAAGATATGTCCATCAATGACGAAATCGAAAAATTACGTCTTCGCGCTACCAGTTCGTTATTGGAACGTCAGGATGTCATAATTGTCGCATCAGTAAGTTGTATTTACGGCATCGGGTCACCGCAAGATTACAAAGATATGTTTGTTTTTGCAGAAAAAGGGCAAACCGTTGATCGTAATAAAATGCTCGCCCGTTTGGTAGATATGCAATATAACCGCAATGATATTGCTTTTGAACGCGGCACATTTCGTGTGCGCGGTGATGTGATTGATATCTATCCGGCTTACGAAGATCACTATGTCCGTATCGAATTATTCGGCGATGAGATCGAACAGATCGCTTATCTTGATCCGGTAACACATAAAACTATCACAAAACCGGCAACGGCGATTATTTTTCCGGCGACACACTTTGTCACATCAGAAAGCAAATTGCATCAAGCCATACTGCGTATACAAAAAGAACTCGAAGAGCGTTTGACTTTTTTTCGGAGTCAAAATCGCCTGGTCGAAGCACAACGGCTGGAGCAACGCACCAAATACGATATCGAGATGATGCTGGAGTTAGGCTATTGCTCGGGCATCGAAAACTACTCACGCCACATTGACGGCCGCGATGAAGGTGACAGACCGGCCTGTTTGCTGGACTACTTCCCCAAAGATTTTCTGATGTTCATAGACGAATCCCACGTAACGATATCGCAGGTGCGCGCTATGTATAACGGCGATCGCGCACGAAAAACGAATCTGGTCGAATATGGATTTCGTTTGCCTTCCGCTTTGGATAATCGCCCGCTCAAATTTGAAGAATTTGAAAAAATGCTGAGTCAGGTCGTGTATGTCAGCGCCACGCCCGCCGACTATGAATTGCAAAAATCCGGCGGAGAAATCGTTGAACAAATTATACGCCCGACCGGTTTGCTTGATCCTATGATCGAAGTGCGTCCCGTAAAAAATCAGATTGATGATCTGATCCACGAAATCCGCAAACGAACGCAGGCCGGTGAACGCGTGTTGGTCACCACCTTGACGAAACGTATGGCCGAAGACCTCACGGAATATTTAGCCAACCTCAAAATACGGGTTCGCTATATGCACTCCGAAATTGATTCTTTGGAAAGAGTGGATATCCTGCGCGATTTGCGGTTGGCGGGTTTTGACGTATTGGTAGGTATCAATCTTCTACGGGAAGGCTTGGATCTTCCGGAAGTTTCCCTGGTTGCCGTACTTGATGCCGACAAGGAAGGTTTTTTGAGAAGTGAACGCTCGCTGATGCAAACAGCCGGACGTGCTGCGCGCAATGCCAACGGAACCGTGATTTTTTATGCCGATAAAATGACCGACTCAATGAAATTAGTCATTGATGAAACCGGTCGTCGCCGTGCCATGCAAATGGCGCATAACGAAAAACACGGTATAACGCCGACCACGGTTTTCAAATCAAAGGAACAAATTATCCGATCCACATCGGTTGCCGATTATTTTACGTACAAAGAAGGCCAGGAGGAAGCTCAAGCTTTAGCGGCAGCCGAAGCGACGATAGACTATCAGACCATGTTGAGCGCCGATGACCGCAAAGCCATGATAAGCAAACTCAAAACGGAAATGCAAGAAGCCGTAAAAAAATTGGAATTTGAACGTGCCGCCAGCCTCCGGGACCAAATCATTCGCCTCGAAAAATAA
- a CDS encoding tetratricopeptide repeat protein — translation MKKLTSWFAILLIATVIKSCGGCNERQLLEKAKPYYEKAVELEQNGQFSSAVAFYDTAIQIFPDYRDAYFQMGTVYERLVLPEKAAASYRTAIRIDADFAAAHNNLGNCYGKLNKLDSALLHLKKAIQLDTQSPSAHYNLGHAALLKGDFFGAETAFTTALALRPSDPDYLQALAMLYVTQNKLAEALPLYERAALQRPAQPELRYRMALVYRDQKMYPSALTELEAYLKTRTDPQEQTMIRRLIGEIKVEQSREKLAQARKVYQKP, via the coding sequence ATGAAAAAATTGACCTCATGGTTTGCAATACTTTTGATTGCGACCGTTATCAAGTCCTGCGGCGGTTGTAATGAGCGACAGCTTCTAGAAAAAGCAAAACCTTATTATGAAAAAGCCGTAGAACTTGAGCAAAACGGACAGTTTTCGTCAGCCGTGGCCTTTTACGATACGGCGATTCAGATTTTTCCGGATTACCGCGATGCTTATTTTCAAATGGGCACAGTTTATGAACGCCTCGTATTGCCGGAAAAGGCCGCCGCATCATACCGCACCGCAATCCGCATTGACGCGGACTTTGCAGCCGCACATAACAACCTCGGCAATTGCTACGGAAAGCTCAACAAATTGGACAGCGCTTTGCTGCACTTGAAAAAAGCTATCCAGTTGGATACTCAATCCCCTTCGGCTCATTACAATTTAGGTCACGCCGCATTGCTCAAAGGTGATTTCTTCGGGGCAGAAACAGCTTTTACTACAGCCTTAGCATTACGCCCGTCCGACCCTGATTATTTGCAGGCATTAGCAATGCTGTATGTTACACAAAACAAATTGGCCGAAGCACTGCCTCTTTATGAGCGCGCTGCCTTGCAACGTCCGGCGCAACCGGAATTGAGATACCGTATGGCGTTGGTATATCGCGATCAGAAAATGTACCCTTCGGCATTAACCGAACTTGAAGCCTACCTGAAAACGCGAACCGACCCCCAGGAACAAACGATGATAAGACGCCTGATCGGCGAAATAAAAGTCGAACAAAGTCGCGAAAAACTGGCTCAGGCAAGAAAAGTGTACCAAAAACCATAA